Proteins from a genomic interval of Poecile atricapillus isolate bPoeAtr1 chromosome 1, bPoeAtr1.hap1, whole genome shotgun sequence:
- the LOC131589588 gene encoding uncharacterized protein LOC131589588 isoform X2, with amino-acid sequence MGVEVGMGRLGCSCSPGMSAGAGSARGKAAERRGGRWSPRGDAEPPLTNVGSGEGRYLGLPWERRRRGRAGRMAAAPAVRESSDVFWSAGQSRWWGRQGQTHTGADASGRGGRRRDGTELLSWESTYRAARWSRGMILASGARGPGFKSRTSPLGRGCGSAPCFAAAGPSCAFCASGPPAAAPGARGRRRSRRGVPGLSRSEGRGAAPQRSLGGGKAGICVGKMGAATSSARRRGAAGARVFLRTLTLAQWVIQDILLKQIMGKPSYRRQDLEGMSSNLKGGWQEDGASLFSMVPSARMRSNGHKLNHKKFYST; translated from the exons atgggagtggAAGTGGGAATGGGAAGGCTGGGTTGTTCCTGCTCTCCCGGGATGAGCGCGGGAGCGGGGTCTGCGCGGGGGAAAGCAGCGGAGCGCCGCGGGGGCCGCTGGTCCCCCCGCGGGGACGCGGAGCCACCGCTAACGAACGTAGGCTCGGGGGAAGGGCGATACCTGGGATTACCCTGGGAAAGGAGACGGAGGGGGCGAGCAGGGAGAATGGCCGCGGCCCCCGCAGTTCGGGAGAGCAGCGATGTGTTCTGGAGCGCTGGGCAAAGCCGCTGGTGGGGTCGGCAAGGACAGACCCACACAGGCGCTGACGCCAGCGGCCGGGGCGGGAGGAGGCGGGACGGCACTGAACTGCTGAGCTGGGAAAGCACCTACAGAGCGGCTCGTTGGTCTAGGGGTATGATTCTCGCTTCGGGTGCGAGAGGTCCCGGGTTCAAATCCCGGACGAGCCCGCTGGGAAGGGGGTGCGGCAGCGCTCCTTGTTTTGCCGCCGCGGGGCCCTCCTGCGCTTTTTGCGCCTCGGGCCCGCCCGCAGCGGCACCGGGGGCGCGGGGACGGCGCCGGAGCCGGCGCGGTGTGCCGGGGTTGAGCCGCTCGGAAGGACGAGGAGCGGCCCCGCAGCGCTCTCTCGGTGGAGGAAAAGCGGGGATCTGcgtgggaaaaatgggagcaGCGACGTCCAGTGCGAGACGAAGAGGAGCGGCCGGTGCTCG AGTGTTCCTGAGAACACTTACCCTTGCACAGTGGGTGATCCAAGACATTCTTCTCAAGCAAATTATGGGAAAGCCAAGTTACAGAAGACAAGACTTAGAGGGAATGTCGTCAAACCTCAAAGGTGGGTGgcaagaggatggtgccagtCTCTTTTCAATGGTGCCCAGTGCCAGAATGAGGAGCAATGGCCACAAACTAAATCACAAAAAGTTCTactcaacatga
- the LOC131589588 gene encoding collagen alpha-1(I) chain-like isoform X3 — MGVEVGMGRLGCSCSPGMSAGAGSARGKAAERRGGRWSPRGDAEPPLTNVGSGEGRYLGLPWERRRRGRAGRMAAAPAVRESSDVFWSAGQSRWWGRQGQTHTGADASGRGGRRRDGTELLSWESTYRAARWSRGMILASGARGPGFKSRTSPLGRGCGSAPCFAAAGPSCAFCASGPPAAAPGARGRRRSRRGVPGLSRSEGRGAAPQRSLGGGKAGICVGKMGAATSSARRRGAAGARNAPLAPCGPCPGQLRPVPAPAAFPAPEGAQPHPRSCRRPPGS; from the exons atgggagtggAAGTGGGAATGGGAAGGCTGGGTTGTTCCTGCTCTCCCGGGATGAGCGCGGGAGCGGGGTCTGCGCGGGGGAAAGCAGCGGAGCGCCGCGGGGGCCGCTGGTCCCCCCGCGGGGACGCGGAGCCACCGCTAACGAACGTAGGCTCGGGGGAAGGGCGATACCTGGGATTACCCTGGGAAAGGAGACGGAGGGGGCGAGCAGGGAGAATGGCCGCGGCCCCCGCAGTTCGGGAGAGCAGCGATGTGTTCTGGAGCGCTGGGCAAAGCCGCTGGTGGGGTCGGCAAGGACAGACCCACACAGGCGCTGACGCCAGCGGCCGGGGCGGGAGGAGGCGGGACGGCACTGAACTGCTGAGCTGGGAAAGCACCTACAGAGCGGCTCGTTGGTCTAGGGGTATGATTCTCGCTTCGGGTGCGAGAGGTCCCGGGTTCAAATCCCGGACGAGCCCGCTGGGAAGGGGGTGCGGCAGCGCTCCTTGTTTTGCCGCCGCGGGGCCCTCCTGCGCTTTTTGCGCCTCGGGCCCGCCCGCAGCGGCACCGGGGGCGCGGGGACGGCGCCGGAGCCGGCGCGGTGTGCCGGGGTTGAGCCGCTCGGAAGGACGAGGAGCGGCCCCGCAGCGCTCTCTCGGTGGAGGAAAAGCGGGGATCTGcgtgggaaaaatgggagcaGCGACGTCCAGTGCGAGACGAAGAGGAGCGGCCGGTGCTCG gAACGCTCCGCTGGCGCCGTGCGGCCCCTGCCCGGGACAGCTCCGGCCCGTCCCAGCTCCCGCGGCCTTCCCGGCTCCTGAGGGGGCACAGCCCCATCCCCGTAGCTGCCGGCGCCCCCCGGGTTCCTGA
- the LOC131589588 gene encoding uncharacterized protein LOC131589588 isoform X1, whose amino-acid sequence MGVEVGMGRLGCSCSPGMSAGAGSARGKAAERRGGRWSPRGDAEPPLTNVGSGEGRYLGLPWERRRRGRAGRMAAAPAVRESSDVFWSAGQSRWWGRQGQTHTGADASGRGGRRRDGTELLSWESTYRAARWSRGMILASGARGPGFKSRTSPLGRGCGSAPCFAAAGPSCAFCASGPPAAAPGARGRRRSRRGVPGLSRSEGRGAAPQRSLGGGKAGICVGKMGAATSSARRRGAAGARLSGRLMTEIVPWHPFSCGIAHHSHTLPSRVFLRTLTLAQWVIQDILLKQIMGKPSYRRQDLEGMSSNLKGGWQEDGASLFSMVPSARMRSNGHKLNHKKFYST is encoded by the exons atgggagtggAAGTGGGAATGGGAAGGCTGGGTTGTTCCTGCTCTCCCGGGATGAGCGCGGGAGCGGGGTCTGCGCGGGGGAAAGCAGCGGAGCGCCGCGGGGGCCGCTGGTCCCCCCGCGGGGACGCGGAGCCACCGCTAACGAACGTAGGCTCGGGGGAAGGGCGATACCTGGGATTACCCTGGGAAAGGAGACGGAGGGGGCGAGCAGGGAGAATGGCCGCGGCCCCCGCAGTTCGGGAGAGCAGCGATGTGTTCTGGAGCGCTGGGCAAAGCCGCTGGTGGGGTCGGCAAGGACAGACCCACACAGGCGCTGACGCCAGCGGCCGGGGCGGGAGGAGGCGGGACGGCACTGAACTGCTGAGCTGGGAAAGCACCTACAGAGCGGCTCGTTGGTCTAGGGGTATGATTCTCGCTTCGGGTGCGAGAGGTCCCGGGTTCAAATCCCGGACGAGCCCGCTGGGAAGGGGGTGCGGCAGCGCTCCTTGTTTTGCCGCCGCGGGGCCCTCCTGCGCTTTTTGCGCCTCGGGCCCGCCCGCAGCGGCACCGGGGGCGCGGGGACGGCGCCGGAGCCGGCGCGGTGTGCCGGGGTTGAGCCGCTCGGAAGGACGAGGAGCGGCCCCGCAGCGCTCTCTCGGTGGAGGAAAAGCGGGGATCTGcgtgggaaaaatgggagcaGCGACGTCCAGTGCGAGACGAAGAGGAGCGGCCGGTGCTCG GCTATCGGGAAGACTCATGACTGAAATTGTTCCTTGGCATCCATTCAGCTGTGGAATAGCTCATCATTCCCACACTCTTCCATCCAGAGTGTTCCTGAGAACACTTACCCTTGCACAGTGGGTGATCCAAGACATTCTTCTCAAGCAAATTATGGGAAAGCCAAGTTACAGAAGACAAGACTTAGAGGGAATGTCGTCAAACCTCAAAGGTGGGTGgcaagaggatggtgccagtCTCTTTTCAATGGTGCCCAGTGCCAGAATGAGGAGCAATGGCCACAAACTAAATCACAAAAAGTTCTactcaacatga